Proteins encoded within one genomic window of Burkholderiaceae bacterium:
- a CDS encoding Two-component system response regulator QseB, translated as MPFGMGAECGAALKELLRGENYLSPRFRFLKLERRYDAWEATGEAMRLLLVEDDTILGNGIEAGLKQAGFTVDWAQDGRSAQLALETTTYELVVLDLGLPRVSGMELLRQLRARGSDLPVLVLTARDTVRDRVVGLEAGADDYLIKPFDLAELVARIRALLRRAHGRSIDAIRYRDLVLVPGSLTVTRGEQTISLSGRECAILVDLLEHRGIALSRARLEENLYGWNEEIESNAVEVHIHNLRRKLGSDLIRTIRGVGYLIPRESA; from the coding sequence ATGCCGTTTGGCATGGGCGCAGAGTGCGGCGCGGCGCTGAAGGAACTCTTAAGAGGCGAAAATTATTTGTCGCCGCGCTTCAGATTTCTTAAGCTGGAGCGGCGATATGACGCGTGGGAAGCCACGGGAGAGGCGATGCGTTTATTGCTGGTGGAGGACGATACTATCCTCGGCAACGGTATCGAAGCTGGTCTGAAGCAGGCCGGCTTCACGGTGGATTGGGCGCAGGACGGCCGCAGTGCGCAACTGGCGCTCGAGACCACCACGTACGAACTCGTGGTGCTCGATCTCGGCCTGCCGCGCGTGAGCGGCATGGAACTGCTGCGGCAGTTGCGCGCCCGCGGAAGCGATCTGCCGGTGCTGGTCCTCACCGCGCGCGACACGGTGCGCGACCGTGTCGTCGGGCTGGAAGCCGGAGCGGACGATTACCTGATCAAGCCGTTCGATTTGGCCGAACTGGTGGCACGCATCCGTGCGCTGCTGCGGCGCGCGCACGGCCGCAGCATCGACGCCATCCGCTACCGCGATCTGGTTCTGGTGCCTGGCAGCCTGACGGTCACGCGTGGCGAGCAGACCATCTCGCTGTCGGGGCGCGAATGCGCGATCCTGGTCGACCTGCTGGAGCATCGTGGCATCGCGCTGTCACGCGCGCGGCTCGAGGAGAACCTGTACGGCTGGAACGAGGAGATCGAGAGCAACGCGGTCGAGGTGCACATCCACAACCTTCGCAGAAAGCTCGGCAGCGACCTGATCAGGACGATCCGCGGGGTCGGTTACCTGATTCCGAGGGAATCCGCATGA
- a CDS encoding Cytochrome b yields MKPAVLASRATRTETVRVWDPLVRIFHWSLVVAFFGAYALGDDGGQLHQALGYTVLGLVAFRLVWGLIGSRHARFVSFVPSPRRLVGYLRDLIAHREVRYLGHNPAGAVMIVVLLLSLIVTGSTGWLLTTDAFWGSEALAGVHEALANSTLFLVGLHVAGVVFSSLRHRENLVRAMFTGRKRAD; encoded by the coding sequence ATGAAGCCGGCGGTGTTGGCCTCCCGCGCGACCCGGACCGAAACGGTCCGGGTCTGGGATCCGCTGGTCCGGATCTTCCACTGGTCGCTGGTCGTGGCCTTCTTCGGGGCCTACGCGCTCGGCGACGACGGCGGCCAACTGCACCAGGCGCTCGGATACACCGTGCTCGGTCTCGTCGCGTTCCGGCTCGTGTGGGGCCTGATCGGCAGCCGACATGCGCGATTCGTGAGTTTCGTGCCGTCTCCGCGCCGACTGGTCGGCTATCTGCGGGACTTGATCGCGCACCGCGAGGTGCGCTATCTCGGTCATAACCCGGCCGGCGCGGTGATGATCGTCGTGCTGCTGCTCTCGCTGATCGTCACCGGAAGCACCGGCTGGCTGTTGACCACCGACGCCTTCTGGGGCAGCGAGGCGCTCGCCGGGGTGCATGAAGCGCTGGCCAACAGCACGCTGTTCCTGGTCGGCCTGCATGTTGCCGGCGTCGTCTTCAGCAGCCTGCGCCACCGCGAGAACCTCGTGCGCGCCATGTTCACCGGGCGCAAACGGGCAGATTGA
- a CDS encoding S-(hydroxymethyl)glutathione dehydrogenase, with the protein MDVRAAVAYEPGKPLVVETVQLQGPKAGEVLVELKATGVCHTDEFTRSGADPEGLFPAIFGHEGAGIVVDVGPGVTSLKKGDHVIPLYTPECRQCKSCLSRKTNLCTAIRTTQGKGVMPDGTSRFSIGVRMIHHYMGCSTFANYTVLPEIALAKIREDAPFDKVCYIGCGVTTGIGAVINTAKVEPGANVVVFGLGGIGLNVIQGARLAGANRIIGVDLNPGRKALAEKFGMTHFVNPKEVDDELVPHLVELTDGGADYSFECIGNVDVMRQALECCHRGWGVSVIVGVAGAGQEIHTRPFQLVTGRTWKGTAFGGARGRTDVPKIVDWYMDGKIQIDDLITHTMPLGDINRAIDLMHSGESIRSVIVY; encoded by the coding sequence ATGGACGTGCGCGCCGCAGTGGCCTACGAGCCCGGCAAGCCTCTCGTCGTGGAAACCGTGCAACTTCAAGGCCCGAAGGCGGGCGAAGTCCTGGTTGAACTCAAGGCGACCGGGGTTTGCCACACCGACGAATTCACGCGCTCCGGCGCCGACCCCGAGGGTCTGTTTCCGGCGATCTTCGGGCACGAGGGCGCGGGCATCGTGGTCGACGTCGGGCCCGGCGTGACTTCGCTCAAGAAAGGCGACCACGTGATTCCGCTCTACACGCCCGAGTGCCGCCAGTGCAAATCGTGCCTGTCGCGCAAGACCAACCTGTGCACCGCGATCCGAACGACGCAGGGCAAGGGCGTGATGCCCGACGGCACGAGCCGGTTCTCGATCGGCGTTCGCATGATCCATCACTACATGGGCTGCTCGACGTTCGCGAACTACACGGTGCTGCCGGAGATCGCGCTTGCGAAGATCCGCGAGGACGCGCCGTTCGACAAGGTGTGTTACATCGGCTGCGGCGTCACGACCGGCATCGGCGCGGTGATCAACACGGCGAAGGTCGAACCCGGGGCGAACGTGGTCGTGTTCGGGCTCGGCGGCATCGGACTCAACGTGATCCAGGGCGCGCGGCTCGCGGGCGCGAATCGCATCATCGGCGTGGATCTGAATCCGGGGCGCAAAGCGCTTGCCGAGAAGTTCGGCATGACGCATTTCGTGAATCCGAAGGAAGTGGACGACGAGCTTGTGCCGCACCTGGTCGAGCTGACCGATGGCGGTGCCGACTACAGCTTCGAATGCATCGGCAACGTCGATGTGATGCGGCAGGCGCTCGAGTGCTGCCATCGCGGCTGGGGTGTGTCGGTGATCGTCGGCGTCGCGGGTGCGGGGCAAGAAATCCACACCCGTCCATTCCAGCTCGTGACCGGCCGGACCTGGAAAGGCACGGCGTTCGGCGGCGCGCGCGGACGCACCGACGTGCCGAAGATCGTCGACTGGTACATGGACGGCAAGATCCAGATCGACGACCTGATCACGCACACGATGCCGCTGGGTGACATCAACCGCGCGATCGACCTGATGCATTCCGGCGAATCGATCCGCAGCGTGATCGTGTACTGA
- a CDS encoding glutathione S-transferase translates to MIKLYNYELSGNCYKLRLLMHLLEVPYQAVPVDFYPGRAHKSGAFLEINPLGQLPVLDDGDLRLRDAQAILVYLAARYDPARTWYPNDAAAMGKIAMWLAVADDITRTSSAARLHDALGYELDVDAARAGAHALFRTIDEHLSDMEMAGQHWLAINQPTIADIACFPYIALSHEGGIPRDDYPAIRRWMERVRRLPRFVGMPGILEPVL, encoded by the coding sequence ATGATCAAACTGTACAACTACGAGTTGTCCGGCAACTGCTACAAGCTGCGGCTGCTGATGCATTTGCTCGAGGTACCGTACCAAGCGGTGCCCGTCGATTTCTATCCCGGCCGCGCGCACAAGTCGGGAGCCTTCCTCGAGATCAATCCGCTCGGGCAGTTGCCGGTGCTCGACGATGGCGACCTGCGGCTGCGCGATGCGCAGGCGATCCTCGTCTATCTCGCGGCGCGCTACGACCCCGCACGCACCTGGTATCCGAACGACGCCGCGGCGATGGGAAAGATCGCGATGTGGCTCGCGGTCGCCGACGACATCACGCGTACGTCATCCGCCGCGCGGCTGCACGATGCGCTCGGTTACGAGCTCGACGTGGACGCGGCGCGTGCCGGCGCGCATGCGCTGTTCCGCACGATCGACGAACATCTGTCCGACATGGAAATGGCGGGCCAGCATTGGCTCGCGATCAACCAGCCGACGATCGCGGACATTGCGTGCTTTCCGTACATCGCGTTGTCGCACGAAGGAGGCATCCCGCGCGACGACTATCCGGCGATCCGGCGCTGGATGGAGCGGGTGCGGCGCCTGCCGCGCTTCGTCGGCATGCCCGGGATTCTCGAGCCCGTGCTGTAG
- a CDS encoding Nucleoside ABC transporter, substrate-binding protein, producing MSTLNRRDVLKQISLAGAAAAAGGFSLPALADKPLKVGLVYPSPVAAVGWSKQHDLAREAMIAAFPGKIQTTVIQSTGGTNAEAIFRNLARDGHKLIFGTSFDYGTPMLKVAETMPDTVFEHCSGIKTAKNLGTFEARYFEGSYVAGVAAAKMTKSGILGFISSYPVPDVVGAVNGFLLGARSVNPKIVCKVVWLNSWYDPGKEKAAAITLISQGADVLQGMTDTTTTVQTCAEKGVWCVSYASDMAAYGPKSQLTGYVLDWSSDYIDAAKAVLAGTWRTSARWEGLAAGVVKMAPYNSLMPADAIVYVKQQEQAIIDGKLHPFAGPLKDQHGKERVASGAVLPDDEIKGINWLVDGVTANL from the coding sequence ATGTCTACACTGAACCGTCGAGACGTTCTCAAGCAGATTTCCCTGGCGGGCGCCGCGGCCGCCGCCGGGGGATTCTCGCTGCCCGCACTGGCGGACAAGCCCTTGAAGGTCGGGCTCGTCTATCCGTCGCCGGTCGCCGCCGTCGGCTGGAGCAAGCAGCACGATCTGGCGCGAGAGGCGATGATCGCGGCCTTTCCCGGCAAGATCCAGACGACGGTGATCCAGAGCACTGGGGGCACGAACGCCGAAGCGATCTTCCGCAACCTCGCGCGCGACGGTCACAAGCTGATCTTTGGCACGAGCTTCGACTACGGAACCCCGATGCTCAAGGTCGCGGAGACGATGCCGGACACGGTATTCGAGCATTGCTCTGGCATCAAGACTGCCAAGAATCTCGGAACCTTCGAAGCGCGTTATTTTGAAGGAAGCTACGTCGCCGGTGTCGCGGCCGCCAAGATGACGAAGAGTGGAATTCTCGGCTTCATCAGCAGTTATCCCGTGCCCGACGTGGTGGGCGCGGTCAACGGCTTCCTGCTCGGCGCGCGCAGCGTCAACCCGAAGATCGTGTGCAAGGTCGTGTGGCTCAATTCGTGGTACGACCCGGGCAAGGAGAAAGCCGCGGCGATCACACTGATCTCGCAGGGCGCGGACGTACTGCAAGGCATGACCGACACGACGACGACGGTGCAGACCTGCGCTGAAAAGGGGGTCTGGTGCGTCAGTTATGCGAGTGACATGGCGGCGTACGGTCCGAAGAGTCAGTTGACAGGGTATGTACTCGACTGGAGCAGCGATTACATTGATGCGGCGAAAGCGGTACTGGCGGGAACCTGGCGCACCTCGGCGCGCTGGGAAGGGCTCGCAGCCGGCGTTGTGAAGATGGCGCCGTACAACAGCCTGATGCCCGCAGATGCGATTGTTTATGTGAAGCAACAGGAGCAGGCGATCATCGACGGCAAGCTGCATCCGTTCGCTGGCCCGCTCAAAGATCAGCATGGAAAGGAACGCGTTGCGTCGGGTGCCGTGCTCCCGGACGACGAGATCAAGGGCATCAACTGGCTCGTGGACGGCGTGACCGCCAACCTGTGA
- a CDS encoding Transcriptional regulator, LysR family has protein sequence MIDVKRIESFVLVMRCGSLAQAERKAGVPRATLSRQIAKLEASLDVQLFLRSTQRMVPTEAGRTYYAHCERVLAQVDAGLTAAQADVQNLAEGLRGDLTISTQAYLSTSFVAQVVGLYLERYPNVVCHLNLVGGELVTVADNIDCHVCTEPPDQPNLVGKLLGRITYRLFASPDYLRRNGDPTTVRELEFHKGVMLVDAMRGNPWRLRSSAGVDYYRPRVVLSSNDYWIVKTFAIDGCGVALLPDFFVRPELDAGALRPLLPDWHSDKIPVYCVYQKQRYMSRKLRAFVDLTAASFKQIDSFHRYVGKVPLTQ, from the coding sequence ATGATCGACGTCAAACGCATCGAATCGTTCGTGCTCGTCATGCGCTGCGGCAGCCTGGCGCAGGCCGAACGCAAGGCCGGCGTGCCGCGCGCTACGTTGAGCCGGCAGATTGCGAAGCTCGAAGCGTCGCTCGACGTGCAGTTGTTCCTGCGCTCGACACAGCGCATGGTGCCGACGGAAGCCGGCAGAACCTATTACGCGCACTGCGAGAGGGTGCTCGCGCAGGTCGATGCGGGCCTCACGGCGGCGCAGGCCGATGTGCAGAATCTGGCCGAAGGTCTGCGCGGTGATCTGACGATCTCGACCCAGGCGTATCTGAGCACTTCGTTCGTCGCGCAAGTCGTCGGGTTGTACCTCGAACGCTATCCCAACGTGGTCTGTCACCTGAACCTGGTCGGTGGGGAACTCGTCACGGTTGCGGACAACATCGATTGTCACGTCTGCACGGAGCCGCCGGACCAACCGAATCTGGTCGGCAAGCTGCTCGGCAGGATCACCTACCGCTTGTTCGCGAGCCCGGACTACCTGCGCCGCAACGGCGATCCGACGACGGTGCGCGAGCTCGAATTCCACAAGGGCGTGATGCTGGTCGACGCCATGCGCGGCAATCCGTGGCGGCTTCGCTCCAGTGCGGGTGTCGATTACTATCGGCCGCGCGTCGTGCTCAGCAGCAACGATTACTGGATCGTGAAGACCTTCGCGATCGACGGCTGCGGTGTCGCGCTGCTGCCGGATTTCTTCGTCCGTCCCGAGCTCGATGCCGGCGCGCTGCGTCCGCTGCTGCCGGACTGGCATTCGGACAAGATCCCCGTCTATTGCGTCTACCAGAAGCAGCGCTACATGAGCCGCAAGCTGCGGGCATTTGTCGATCTCACGGCGGCGTCGTTCAAGCAGATCGATTCGTTCCACCGCTATGTCGGCAAGGTGCCGCTGACGCAATGA
- a CDS encoding tRNA (5-methylaminomethyl-2-thiouridylate)-methyltransferase (FAD-dependent cmnm(5)s(2)U34 oxidoreductase): MNALQPAHLLLAADGVPRSAIHGDVYHSADGGPGQAAHVFLAGNDLPGRWHGRERFVVLEIGFGLGLNFLTTWRAWRNDTNAPRRLDYIAVEKHPPATADLTAVHAQWPALGALSKALRAQWPPPVAGFHRLPFNDDAVALTLLLGDAREYLPQIDTEADAIYLDGFAPDRNPELWSSELCAQLARLARPGATLATWSVAGDVRRRLAAAGFVLEKRPGFGRKREMLHGRRSGIGTRERSKRD; encoded by the coding sequence ATGAACGCGCTGCAGCCCGCGCACCTGCTTCTCGCCGCCGACGGCGTTCCGCGCTCGGCGATCCACGGCGACGTGTACCACTCGGCCGACGGCGGCCCTGGGCAGGCGGCGCACGTGTTCCTGGCCGGCAACGATCTTCCCGGCCGCTGGCATGGGCGCGAGCGTTTTGTCGTGCTCGAGATCGGATTCGGGCTCGGACTCAATTTTCTGACCACCTGGCGCGCGTGGCGCAACGACACCAACGCGCCGCGACGACTGGATTACATCGCGGTCGAGAAGCACCCCCCGGCAACAGCCGACCTCACCGCAGTCCATGCGCAATGGCCAGCGCTCGGCGCGCTCTCAAAGGCGCTGCGCGCGCAGTGGCCGCCGCCGGTCGCCGGGTTTCACCGCCTGCCGTTCAACGACGATGCGGTCGCGCTCACCCTGCTGCTCGGCGATGCCCGTGAATACCTGCCGCAGATCGATACGGAAGCCGATGCGATCTATCTCGACGGCTTTGCGCCGGATCGCAATCCCGAACTATGGTCGTCCGAGCTGTGTGCGCAGCTTGCTCGGCTCGCGCGACCGGGCGCGACGTTGGCAACCTGGTCGGTTGCGGGCGATGTGCGCAGGCGGCTGGCGGCCGCGGGCTTTGTCCTGGAAAAGCGCCCCGGCTTTGGCCGCAAGCGCGAAATGCTGCATGGCCGGCGCAGCGGCATCGGCACTCGGGAGCGATCCAAGCGGGACTGA
- a CDS encoding Transcriptional regulator, LysR family, protein MQDLNDMLFFAEVVERGGFSAASRALLVPKSRLSRRVAALEASLGVQLLQRSTRRLSLTPAGEIYLRHCIAVRDTAEAGFEAVAEVQQEARGTVRLSCPVTLAQTTVGPLLPQFMKRHPGVSVEMRVLNRPVDPVEEGLDMALRVRSEIENSATLAARNFGPSRLLLVATHEVLARHQPLVGPEDLALLDAVAMSAADARSGTLLMGPEGRSFVYSPTPRYFADDLLTLRFAILQGVGAGLLPDYMCQQDLREGRLAEALPNWHPPLGIVHAMYPPRRALVPAVRLLLDFLGERLPQCDEHLLSQ, encoded by the coding sequence ATGCAAGACCTCAACGACATGCTGTTCTTCGCCGAAGTGGTCGAGCGCGGCGGCTTTTCCGCGGCCAGCAGGGCGCTGCTGGTGCCCAAGTCGCGGCTGTCACGCCGCGTGGCGGCGCTGGAGGCTTCGCTGGGCGTGCAACTGCTCCAGCGCAGCACGCGGCGCCTGTCGCTCACGCCGGCCGGCGAGATTTACCTGCGCCACTGCATCGCCGTGCGCGATACCGCCGAGGCCGGCTTCGAGGCCGTGGCCGAGGTGCAGCAGGAGGCGCGCGGCACGGTGCGGCTGAGCTGCCCGGTGACGCTGGCGCAGACCACCGTCGGGCCGCTGCTGCCGCAGTTCATGAAGCGCCATCCGGGTGTCAGCGTGGAGATGCGGGTGCTGAACCGCCCGGTCGATCCGGTGGAGGAGGGCCTGGACATGGCCTTGCGCGTGCGCTCCGAGATCGAGAACAGCGCCACGCTGGCCGCACGCAACTTCGGCCCGTCGCGCCTGCTGCTGGTGGCCACGCACGAGGTGCTGGCGCGCCACCAGCCGCTGGTGGGGCCGGAGGACCTGGCCTTGCTCGATGCCGTGGCCATGTCGGCGGCCGATGCGCGCAGCGGCACCCTGCTGATGGGGCCCGAGGGGCGCAGCTTCGTCTACAGCCCGACACCGCGCTACTTCGCCGACGATCTGCTGACCCTGCGCTTCGCCATCCTGCAAGGCGTCGGGGCCGGCCTGCTGCCGGACTACATGTGCCAGCAGGATCTGCGCGAAGGCCGCCTGGCCGAGGCGCTGCCGAACTGGCACCCGCCCTTGGGTATCGTGCATGCGATGTATCCGCCGCGCCGGGCGCTGGTGCCGGCGGTGCGGCTGCTGCTGGACTTCCTGGGCGAGCGGCTGCCGCAGTGCGACGAGCATTTGCTTTCGCAGTGA
- a CDS encoding FMN-dependent NADH-azoreductase gives MKLLHVDSSVLGANSVSRQLTAEIVAQLRAANPGTAVEYLDLAVDTPNHFSADALGVKFGLQAEPTEAQRRENAVSERLVSQFLASDVIVVGAPLYNFTIPSQLKAWIDRLAQVGRTFKYTDKGAVGLAGGKTLIVASSRGGIYSTSEMGQALEHQESYLKAVFGFMGVTDVRIVRAEGVAMGEVPKATALAAARADILAVTANAANEAMAVQAA, from the coding sequence ATGAAACTGCTGCACGTCGATTCCAGCGTCCTCGGCGCCAACTCCGTCTCGCGCCAACTGACCGCCGAGATCGTGGCGCAACTGCGCGCCGCGAACCCCGGCACCGCGGTCGAGTACCTCGACCTGGCGGTCGACACGCCCAACCATTTCAGCGCGGACGCGCTGGGCGTCAAGTTCGGCCTGCAGGCCGAGCCGACCGAGGCGCAGCGGCGCGAGAACGCCGTCTCGGAACGTCTGGTGAGCCAGTTCCTGGCCAGCGACGTGATCGTGGTCGGCGCGCCGCTCTACAACTTCACCATCCCCAGCCAGCTCAAGGCGTGGATCGACCGTCTCGCCCAGGTGGGCCGCACCTTCAAATACACCGACAAGGGCGCGGTCGGCCTAGCCGGCGGCAAGACGTTGATCGTGGCATCCAGCCGCGGCGGCATCTACTCCACCAGCGAGATGGGCCAAGCGCTGGAACACCAGGAAAGCTACCTGAAGGCGGTCTTCGGCTTCATGGGCGTGACCGACGTGCGCATCGTGCGCGCAGAGGGCGTGGCCATGGGCGAAGTGCCAAAGGCCACCGCGCTGGCCGCGGCGCGCGCCGACATCCTGGCCGTCACCGCGAACGCCGCCAACGAAGCAATGGCGGTGCAGGCCGCCTGA
- a CDS encoding DNA binding domain, excisionase family — translation MAEPDGDILTLDEVAAYLKAGKRTVYRLAANGEIPAFKLGGTWRFRRSELDQWIAASINENETKPKGRK, via the coding sequence ATGGCAGAGCCTGATGGCGACATCCTGACCTTGGACGAGGTTGCGGCCTACCTGAAGGCGGGCAAGCGCACGGTCTACCGGCTCGCAGCGAACGGGGAGATTCCGGCGTTCAAGCTCGGTGGGACGTGGCGCTTCCGGCGTTCCGAACTGGATCAGTGGATCGCCGCCAGCATCAACGAGAACGAGACGAAGCCCAAGGGACGGAAATGA
- a CDS encoding Helicase codes for MTQPLLTTHQSQYVAWLLTRRAAGDTVESLASTLVDSQVDLNPHQVDAALFACRNPLSRGVILADEVGLGKTIEAGLVISQRWAERRRRILIIVPANLRKQWHQELQDKFSLQGLILEAKSYNALKKSGSGKQEQQNPFLMASGPIICSYQFAKAKANDIKEIAWDLVVLDEAHRLRNVYKTSNVIAKTLKEAMAHVHSKVLLTATPLQNSLLELYGLVSIIDDRVFGDLDSFRAQFTNGGRDAAFAGLRERLSAVCKRTLRKQVQPYVSYTARKAIVQEFTPSNEEQELSRLVAEYLRRPNLQALPQSQRQLISLVLWKLLASSTHAIAGALETMAKRLQGVLDASPVVDLADELDEDYESLDETAEEFVDGDDDPASDAAGPSKEERTAISNEIDELRHFKTLATSIRDNAKGMALLTALDRAFAELERLGAAKKAIIFTESRRTQDYLLSLLADTSYGNGIVLFNGTNSDSRAQATYKDWLKRHEGTDHITGSKTADTRAALVEHFKERGTVMIATEAGAEGINLQFCSLVINYDLPWNPQRIEQRIGRCHRYGQKHDVVVVNFVDRSNEADARVYELLAQKFQLFEGVFGASDEVLGTIGSGVDFERRIADIYQNCRNPSEIKASFEQLQLDLSGEISEAMVKTRQILLENFDEEVQDKLRVRAEDSRSARSRFERMLMDLSRAELGDCASFDDDGFDLRRAPDGIEASGLSGIDGSVIPLGRYELPRRSGDAHLYRINHPLAMWLTQQAKARALDGAKLVFDYDGYGTKVSTLEPYRGKAGWLTLKLISVEALGNQEQHLLVAASTTDGVALAEEDPEKLLRLPATTQAAGLFNNAGNTTLVADVANRKIELLREINQRNLGYFEQEVQKLDAWADDLKLGLEQEIKEIDREIKEVRRTAATSPTLEEKLAHQKRQRELEGKRSKLRRELFIRQDEVEAQRNDLISQLEVQLQQQVEERALFTIEWELV; via the coding sequence ATGACGCAACCGCTACTGACGACGCATCAAAGCCAGTACGTCGCGTGGCTGCTCACCCGCCGCGCGGCAGGCGACACCGTAGAGTCGCTGGCCTCGACGCTGGTCGATTCCCAGGTCGATCTCAACCCGCATCAGGTCGATGCCGCCCTCTTCGCCTGCCGCAACCCACTTTCGCGCGGCGTCATCCTTGCCGACGAAGTGGGCCTCGGCAAGACCATCGAGGCGGGCTTGGTGATCTCGCAACGCTGGGCGGAGCGACGGCGCAGGATTCTCATCATCGTCCCGGCCAACCTGCGCAAGCAGTGGCATCAGGAACTGCAGGACAAGTTCAGCCTGCAAGGGCTGATCCTCGAAGCCAAGAGCTACAACGCCCTCAAGAAATCCGGTTCCGGCAAGCAGGAGCAGCAGAACCCATTCCTGATGGCCTCCGGCCCGATCATCTGCTCCTACCAGTTCGCCAAGGCCAAGGCCAACGACATCAAGGAGATTGCGTGGGACTTGGTCGTTCTCGACGAAGCCCATCGCCTGCGCAACGTCTACAAGACCAGCAACGTCATCGCCAAGACGCTCAAGGAGGCAATGGCACACGTCCATTCCAAGGTGCTGCTCACGGCCACGCCCTTGCAGAACTCGCTGCTGGAACTCTATGGTCTCGTCAGCATCATCGACGACCGCGTCTTCGGCGATCTCGACAGCTTCCGCGCGCAGTTCACCAACGGTGGGCGGGATGCCGCCTTCGCCGGTCTGCGCGAGCGACTGTCCGCCGTCTGCAAACGCACCCTGCGCAAGCAGGTACAGCCCTACGTCTCCTACACGGCGCGCAAGGCCATCGTGCAGGAGTTCACCCCGTCGAACGAGGAACAGGAACTGTCCCGCCTCGTCGCCGAGTACCTGCGCCGCCCCAACCTGCAGGCATTGCCGCAGAGTCAGCGGCAGTTGATCTCGCTGGTCCTTTGGAAGTTGCTGGCGTCCAGCACGCACGCGATTGCTGGCGCGCTGGAAACGATGGCCAAACGCCTGCAAGGCGTGCTCGACGCATCACCCGTGGTGGATCTGGCGGACGAGCTGGACGAAGACTACGAGTCGCTGGATGAAACCGCCGAGGAGTTCGTCGATGGCGACGACGATCCGGCATCGGATGCAGCCGGGCCCAGCAAGGAAGAGCGCACCGCCATCTCGAACGAGATCGACGAGTTGCGGCACTTCAAGACGCTGGCCACCAGCATCCGCGACAACGCCAAGGGCATGGCGCTGCTCACCGCTCTCGACCGGGCGTTCGCAGAACTGGAGCGGCTGGGCGCGGCCAAGAAGGCCATTATCTTCACCGAATCCAGGCGTACGCAGGACTACCTCCTGAGCCTGCTGGCCGACACGTCCTACGGCAATGGCATCGTCCTGTTCAATGGCACCAACAGCGACTCCCGCGCGCAGGCCACCTACAAGGACTGGCTCAAGCGGCACGAAGGCACCGACCACATCACCGGCTCCAAGACCGCCGACACCCGCGCGGCACTGGTCGAGCACTTCAAGGAACGCGGCACGGTGATGATTGCCACCGAAGCGGGCGCGGAGGGCATCAACCTCCAGTTCTGCTCTCTGGTCATCAACTACGACCTGCCGTGGAACCCGCAGCGTATCGAGCAACGCATCGGTCGTTGCCACCGCTATGGGCAGAAGCATGACGTAGTCGTCGTCAACTTCGTGGATCGCAGCAACGAGGCCGACGCCCGTGTGTACGAACTGCTGGCGCAAAAGTTCCAGCTCTTCGAAGGCGTGTTCGGTGCCAGCGACGAAGTGTTGGGCACGATTGGTTCCGGCGTGGACTTCGAACGACGCATCGCCGACATCTATCAGAACTGCCGCAACCCGAGCGAAATCAAGGCCAGCTTCGAGCAACTCCAGCTCGATCTCTCGGGCGAAATCAGCGAAGCGATGGTCAAGACGCGCCAGATTCTGCTGGAGAACTTCGACGAGGAAGTGCAGGACAAGCTTCGCGTCCGCGCCGAGGACAGCCGCAGCGCCCGCAGCCGCTTCGAGCGGATGCTGATGGATCTGAGCCGGGCGGAGTTGGGCGACTGCGCCAGCTTTGACGACGATGGCTTCGATCTCCGGCGCGCGCCGGACGGCATCGAAGCTAGCGGACTCTCTGGCATCGACGGTTCGGTCATCCCACTTGGTCGCTACGAACTGCCGCGCCGATCCGGCGATGCCCACCTGTACCGCATCAATCATCCGCTGGCGATGTGGCTCACGCAGCAGGCCAAGGCCCGCGCGCTCGATGGGGCCAAGCTGGTGTTCGACTACGACGGCTATGGCACCAAGGTCAGCACCCTGGAGCCGTATCGCGGTAAGGCCGGGTGGCTCACGCTGAAGCTGATCTCGGTCGAAGCCCTGGGCAACCAGGAGCAGCACCTTCTGGTTGCCGCCAGCACCACCGACGGTGTCGCGTTGGCCGAAGAAGACCCCGAGAAGCTGTTGCGCCTGCCTGCGACCACGCAGGCGGCCGGCCTGTTCAACAACGCGGGCAACACCACTTTGGTGGCCGACGTCGCAAACCGAAAGATCGAACTGCTTCGTGAGATCAATCAACGCAACCTCGGCTACTTCGAACAGGAAGTGCAGAAGCTGGATGCCTGGGCGGACGACCTGAAGCTGGGCCTTGAGCAGGAGATCAAGGAGATCGACCGCGAGATCAAGGAGGTGCGCCGCACGGCGGCGACGTCGCCCACGCTGGAAGAAAAGCTGGCGCACCAGAAACGCCAGCGTGAACTGGAAGGCAAGCGCAGCAAGCTGCGCCGCGAGCTATTCATTCGGCAGGATGAAGTCGAAGCGCAGCGCAACGACCTCATCAGCCAGTTGGAGGTGCAGCTCCAGCAGCAGGTGGAAGAGCGCGCGCTGTTCACCATCGAATGGGAACTGGTGTGA